The following are from one region of the uncultured Fusobacterium sp. genome:
- the rsmI gene encoding 16S rRNA (cytidine(1402)-2'-O)-methyltransferase, with translation MLYIVATPIGNLEDMTLRGIRILKEVDYIFAEDTRVTKKLLNHFEIENTVYRYDEFTKMHQITNIINLLKEDKNIALVTDAGTPCISDPGYELVDAAHKEGIKVVPIPGASALTASASVAGISMRRFCFEGFLPKKKGRQTLLKSLATEERTIVIYESPFRIEKTLRDIEEFIGVREVVIIREITKIYEEIMRGTTTELIERLSKNPIKGEIVLLIKGIED, from the coding sequence ATGTTATATATAGTGGCAACACCTATTGGAAATCTTGAAGATATGACTTTAAGAGGAATACGTATCTTAAAAGAGGTAGACTATATTTTTGCTGAAGATACAAGAGTTACCAAAAAATTATTAAATCATTTTGAAATAGAAAATACAGTATACAGATATGATGAGTTCACTAAGATGCATCAGATAACAAATATAATAAATCTTTTAAAAGAGGATAAAAATATAGCTTTAGTAACAGATGCAGGAACTCCATGTATATCAGATCCAGGATATGAATTAGTAGATGCAGCACACAAAGAGGGAATAAAAGTAGTTCCTATTCCTGGAGCTAGTGCTCTTACAGCTTCAGCATCAGTAGCTGGTATTAGCATGAGAAGATTCTGTTTTGAAGGATTTTTACCTAAGAAAAAAGGAAGACAAACTCTTTTGAAATCTTTAGCTACTGAAGAGAGAACAATAGTTATCTATGAGTCTCCATTTAGAATAGAAAAAACACTTAGAGATATTGAAGAGTTTATAGGTGTAAGAGAGGTAGTTATAATAAGAGAGATAACTAAGATTTATGAAGAGATAATGAGAGGAACTACTACTGAACTTATAGAGAGATTATCTAAAAATCCAATTAAGGGAGAGATAGTTCTTTTGATTAAAGGAATAGAGGATTAA
- a CDS encoding S41 family peptidase: MKGILKSKLIVILLSALIFTNCFATENASSKNKTNEESIGFLSNIRQLKELSDIMDVINQNYVGEKEVDRKSLMQGALKGMIESLGDPHSNYFTKEQLESFQEDIKGKYVGVGMVVQKRVNEPLIVVSPIEDGPGFKAGMKPKDKIIAIDGESTYNLTSEEAVEKLKGKENTKVKVTVVREGVKDPKEVEITRAVVELKYVKSKMVDEKEKIGYLRLTQFGENVYPDVAKALEDLQKQGMRALVFDLRSNPGGALDQAIKISSMFLKEGRVVSVKSKDGEEQVSNREGKYYGDFPLVILINGGSASASEIVSGAIKDNKRGILVGEKSFGKGSVQTLVTLPDGDGIKLTIAKYYTPSGVCIHGIGIEPDVKVEEKEGYMLFDSVVTNIDEKGTKENKKELIKEVVGEKEAKEFENHQDIQLETAVGILKGMLLNKK; the protein is encoded by the coding sequence ATGAAAGGGATACTAAAAAGTAAATTAATAGTTATTTTGCTTTCTGCTTTAATTTTTACTAATTGTTTTGCAACTGAAAATGCAAGTAGTAAAAATAAAACTAATGAAGAATCAATAGGTTTTTTATCAAATATTAGACAGTTAAAAGAACTATCAGATATAATGGATGTCATCAATCAAAACTATGTTGGTGAAAAAGAAGTAGATAGAAAATCATTGATGCAAGGGGCTCTTAAAGGAATGATAGAATCTCTAGGAGATCCTCATTCTAATTATTTTACTAAAGAGCAATTAGAAAGTTTCCAAGAGGATATAAAAGGAAAATATGTTGGAGTAGGGATGGTAGTACAAAAAAGAGTCAATGAACCTTTAATTGTTGTATCCCCTATTGAAGATGGACCAGGTTTTAAAGCAGGAATGAAACCAAAAGATAAGATAATAGCTATAGATGGAGAATCTACATATAATCTTACAAGTGAAGAAGCTGTTGAAAAATTAAAAGGAAAAGAGAATACAAAAGTAAAAGTTACTGTGGTAAGAGAGGGAGTAAAAGATCCTAAAGAGGTAGAGATAACAAGAGCAGTAGTTGAGCTTAAATATGTAAAGAGTAAAATGGTAGATGAAAAAGAAAAAATAGGATATCTAAGACTTACACAATTTGGTGAAAATGTATATCCAGATGTGGCAAAAGCTTTAGAGGATTTACAAAAGCAAGGAATGAGAGCACTTGTATTTGACTTGAGAAGTAACCCAGGAGGAGCTTTAGATCAAGCTATAAAAATCTCTTCAATGTTTTTAAAAGAGGGAAGAGTTGTAAGTGTTAAATCTAAAGATGGAGAGGAACAAGTTTCTAATAGAGAGGGAAAATATTATGGAGATTTTCCACTTGTAATCCTTATTAATGGTGGAAGTGCTTCTGCTTCTGAAATTGTTTCTGGAGCTATAAAAGATAATAAGAGAGGTATCTTAGTAGGAGAGAAGAGTTTTGGAAAGGGAAGTGTACAAACTTTAGTTACTTTACCAGATGGTGATGGAATCAAACTTACTATTGCTAAATATTATACACCAAGTGGAGTATGTATTCATGGAATAGGAATAGAGCCAGATGTAAAGGTAGAGGAAAAAGAAGGATATATGCTTTTTGACAGTGTAGTTACTAACATAGATGAAAAAGGAACTAAGGAAAATAAAAAAGAGCTTATAAAAGAAGTTGTTGGAGAAAAAGAAGCAAAAGAGTTTGAAAATCATCAAGATATTCAACTTGAAACAGCAGTAGGAATTTTAAAAGGAATGCTTTTAAATAAAAAATAG
- the dxs gene encoding 1-deoxy-D-xylulose-5-phosphate synthase, with the protein MEKIQEMSVDEIKRKAQEIREVLIKTVSKNGGHLSSNLGIVELTLCLHKIFDFSKDRLLFDVGHQSYVHKLLTGRDKNFSTLRKRGGIGPFTDPKESEMDPFISGHAGTALSAGAGIAMAAPDKKVVVVIGDASISNGHSLEALNNIGGNKLKNIIVILNDNEMSIGKNVGSLSRFFGKFMVSEKYMNFRDDVKGIINKIKIANRVSNTLERMEFSLKNFFLPLSMLESLGFKFFGVLDGHNIEELLATLNKIKNIEGPIFIHVKTQKGKGYSFAELDQEKFHGISPFDMETGNTVSSSQTYSSIFGKEIVKLGEKDKDIVAICSGMVKGTGLGEFFKRFPERAIDTGIAEGHAVTFAGGLATQGKKPYVVIYSTFLQRAYSQLIHDISLQNLPVRFIVDRAGIVGEDGKTHNGLYDLSMFLTIPNYTVLVPGTSQELIEMLEFSKDFQSGPLVIRIPREVEYNIEIENKFEFGKWKELKKGNDNLFIATGSMVKEILDIESKLKEKGIDGTIVNASTIKPLDERYLLECVKKYKNIFVLEEAYEKNSFGSSIVDFYNERDIDTRVIKIALKQGAIPHGKRGELLEEFGLRGDNLIGRIEEKIDARKK; encoded by the coding sequence ATGGAAAAAATACAAGAGATGAGTGTAGATGAAATTAAAAGAAAAGCACAAGAGATAAGAGAAGTTTTAATAAAGACAGTGAGCAAAAATGGTGGACATCTATCTTCTAACCTTGGGATAGTAGAACTAACACTATGCTTACATAAAATCTTTGATTTTTCTAAAGATAGACTTTTATTTGATGTAGGACATCAATCATATGTACATAAACTACTTACTGGAAGAGATAAAAATTTTTCTACTTTAAGAAAAAGAGGTGGAATAGGACCATTTACAGATCCTAAGGAAAGTGAAATGGATCCTTTTATTTCAGGACATGCTGGAACAGCACTTTCAGCAGGTGCTGGAATAGCTATGGCAGCTCCAGATAAAAAAGTTGTAGTTGTAATAGGAGATGCTTCTATTTCTAATGGACACTCATTAGAAGCATTGAATAATATTGGTGGAAATAAACTAAAAAATATTATTGTAATTTTAAATGATAATGAGATGTCTATAGGAAAAAATGTAGGTTCTCTTTCTAGATTTTTTGGAAAGTTCATGGTAAGTGAAAAATATATGAACTTTAGAGATGATGTAAAGGGAATAATAAATAAAATAAAAATAGCTAATAGAGTTTCAAATACTTTAGAAAGAATGGAATTTTCTTTAAAAAATTTCTTTTTACCTTTAAGTATGCTAGAAAGTTTGGGATTTAAATTTTTTGGTGTTTTAGATGGTCACAATATAGAAGAACTACTAGCGACTTTAAATAAGATAAAAAATATAGAGGGACCAATATTTATACATGTTAAAACTCAAAAAGGAAAGGGATACTCTTTTGCTGAATTAGATCAAGAGAAATTCCATGGAATATCACCTTTTGATATGGAAACAGGAAATACTGTTTCAAGTTCTCAAACATATTCAAGTATCTTTGGAAAAGAGATAGTAAAACTAGGAGAAAAAGATAAGGATATAGTTGCTATCTGTTCTGGAATGGTAAAAGGAACTGGATTGGGAGAATTTTTTAAAAGATTTCCAGAGAGAGCAATTGATACAGGAATAGCTGAAGGACATGCAGTAACTTTTGCTGGAGGACTTGCTACACAAGGTAAGAAGCCATATGTGGTAATCTATTCAACTTTTTTACAAAGAGCTTATAGCCAACTTATTCATGATATTTCTCTTCAGAATTTACCAGTGAGATTTATTGTAGATAGGGCTGGTATAGTTGGAGAAGATGGAAAAACACATAATGGATTATATGATTTATCAATGTTTTTAACAATTCCTAATTATACAGTATTAGTTCCAGGAACATCACAAGAGTTAATAGAGATGCTAGAATTCTCAAAGGATTTTCAAAGTGGTCCTCTTGTAATAAGGATTCCTAGAGAAGTTGAATATAATATTGAAATAGAAAATAAATTTGAATTTGGAAAATGGAAAGAATTAAAAAAAGGAAATGATAATCTCTTTATAGCTACTGGAAGTATGGTTAAAGAGATTTTAGATATAGAGAGTAAACTAAAGGAAAAAGGAATAGATGGAACAATAGTTAATGCTTCAACTATAAAACCTTTAGATGAAAGATATCTTTTAGAGTGTGTAAAAAAATATAAAAATATATTTGTTTTAGAAGAGGCCTATGAAAAAAATTCTTTTGGAAGTAGTATAGTTGACTTTTATAATGAAAGAGATATAGATACAAGAGTAATAAAAATAGCTTTAAAACAAGGGGCTATTCCACATGGAAAAAGAGGAGAACTTCTAGAGGAGTTTGGGTTAAGAGGCGATAATTTAATAGGAAGAATTGAGGAAAAAATAGATGCAAGAAAAAAATAA
- a CDS encoding HD domain-containing protein, translated as MQEKNKKALEFITSLLDSEMVQDLELFDDQGVKVSTHTYDVLKISIDELKRDYKTYLEAKERVDFFALTVGIIIHDLSKGSIRKTEEKFSHSQMMLKKPEYITREAEKVLKDLEEKIGVEIKDSIRKNIIHIVLSHHGKWGKIQPNSKEAHIVHRADMYSAKYHRINPIGADKILELMAKGVQLDDIPEKLNCTQGVVKDRLKRAKQELKVKTTKQLLNYYKKNKKIPIGDNFFIQRVRETEKLKRVVDKKGFKNIILESPLIPYMIDEEIFKI; from the coding sequence ATGCAAGAAAAAAATAAAAAGGCATTAGAATTTATTACCTCTCTTTTAGATTCAGAGATGGTACAAGATTTAGAGCTTTTTGATGATCAGGGAGTAAAAGTTTCCACTCATACCTATGATGTTTTAAAAATATCAATAGATGAATTAAAAAGAGATTATAAAACATATTTAGAAGCTAAGGAAAGAGTAGATTTTTTTGCTTTAACTGTAGGAATCATAATACATGATTTAAGTAAAGGAAGTATTAGAAAAACAGAAGAAAAATTTTCTCACTCACAAATGATGCTGAAAAAACCAGAATATATAACAAGAGAAGCTGAGAAAGTTTTAAAAGATTTAGAAGAGAAAATAGGAGTAGAGATAAAAGATAGTATTAGGAAAAATATTATACATATAGTTTTATCTCATCATGGAAAATGGGGAAAAATTCAGCCTAATAGCAAAGAAGCTCACATTGTTCATAGAGCTGATATGTATTCTGCAAAATATCATAGAATCAATCCAATAGGAGCTGATAAAATATTGGAGCTGATGGCTAAAGGAGTACAGTTAGATGATATTCCAGAAAAATTAAATTGTACTCAAGGTGTTGTAAAAGATAGATTAAAAAGAGCAAAACAAGAGCTTAAAGTAAAAACTACAAAGCAACTATTAAACTATTATAAGAAGAATAAAAAAATTCCAATTGGAGATAACTTTTTTATTCAAAGAGTGAGAGAAACAGAAAAATTAAAAAGAGTGGTAGATAAGAAAGGATTTAAAAATATAATTTTAGAAAGTCCACTAATACCATATATGATAGATGAAGAGATTTTTAAAATCTGA
- the ylqF gene encoding ribosome biogenesis GTPase YlqF, producing MSMTKINWYPGHMKKTKDLIKDNMQLIDIVLEVVDARIPISSKNPDITVFAKNKKRVIVLNKADLVEKKELAYWKKYFIENNFADEVLEISAETGFNIKALYSIIDKVSAEKKEKMMAKGLRKVNTRLMVVGIPNVGKSRLINRIVGKNSAGVGNKPGFTKGKQWVRIKEGLELLDMPGILWPKFESEEVGQNLAITGAIRDEILPIEEIAGILISKMIRYGMWDILKERYKLLEEDKSEIMGEILEKIALRCKMFNKGESLNIQQAAYTVLRDYRNCRLGKFGLDR from the coding sequence ATGTCAATGACAAAAATTAACTGGTATCCTGGACATATGAAAAAAACAAAAGACTTGATAAAGGATAATATGCAACTTATAGATATAGTTTTAGAAGTTGTAGATGCTAGAATTCCTATATCAAGTAAAAATCCAGATATTACAGTTTTTGCAAAAAATAAAAAAAGAGTAATTGTTTTAAATAAAGCTGACCTTGTAGAGAAAAAGGAATTAGCTTATTGGAAAAAATATTTTATAGAAAATAACTTTGCTGATGAAGTATTAGAGATAAGTGCTGAAACAGGTTTTAATATAAAAGCACTATATTCAATAATTGATAAAGTATCAGCAGAGAAAAAAGAAAAGATGATGGCTAAAGGGCTTAGAAAAGTCAATACTAGACTTATGGTTGTTGGAATACCAAATGTTGGAAAGTCAAGACTTATAAATAGAATTGTTGGAAAAAATAGTGCTGGGGTAGGAAATAAACCTGGATTTACTAAAGGAAAACAATGGGTAAGAATAAAAGAGGGACTTGAACTTTTAGATATGCCTGGAATACTTTGGCCAAAATTTGAAAGTGAAGAGGTAGGACAAAATCTTGCTATTACTGGAGCTATAAGAGATGAGATACTTCCAATAGAAGAAATAGCTGGAATACTTATCTCTAAAATGATAAGATATGGAATGTGGGATATCTTAAAAGAGAGATATAAACTTTTAGAAGAGGATAAAAGTGAGATAATGGGAGAAATTTTAGAAAAAATTGCTCTTAGATGTAAGATGTTCAATAAAGGTGAGAGTTTAAATATTCAACAAGCAGCTTATACTGTACTTAGAGATTATAGAAACTGTAGACTTGGAAAATTTGGACTTGATAGATAG
- a CDS encoding divergent PAP2 family protein, with the protein MSPGIIFGNRVLDVVFIAWFIAQFYKVLTTIFVDKKLNIRRMWETGGMPSSHSSTVSCLTTCIGIRDGISSDMFAIAIILSGIVMYDATGIRRAAGKQAGVINQFVEKIPLMLGEKRYERYFGKEKSEKLKELLGHTPFEVLIGCILGVGVALVFTKYLQG; encoded by the coding sequence ATGAGTCCCGGGATAATTTTTGGTAATAGGGTGTTAGATGTAGTTTTTATAGCTTGGTTTATAGCACAGTTCTATAAAGTATTAACTACTATTTTTGTAGATAAAAAACTAAATATAAGGAGAATGTGGGAAACAGGTGGAATGCCTAGTTCTCACAGTTCTACTGTTTCTTGTTTAACAACATGTATAGGAATTCGAGATGGAATAAGTAGTGATATGTTTGCTATTGCTATTATTTTATCAGGGATAGTTATGTATGATGCAACTGGAATAAGAAGAGCAGCTGGAAAACAAGCTGGAGTGATAAATCAATTTGTTGAAAAAATACCTCTTATGTTGGGAGAAAAGAGATATGAAAGGTATTTTGGAAAAGAGAAAAGTGAAAAATTAAAGGAGCTTTTAGGGCATACTCCTTTTGAAGTATTAATAGGTTGTATTTTAGGAGTAGGAGTAGCTTTAGTTTTTACTAAGTATTTACAGGGGTAG
- a CDS encoding NAD+ synthase — protein sequence MEKLNVDLSVLEEILVNFLREEAGKVGFKKVVLGLSGGIDSALVAFLAAKAFGPENVLGIMMPYKTSSKESVEHAKLVVEKTGIRSKLVEITPMVDAYFAMNPDMSSLRKGNKMARERMSILFDHSAEENALVLGTSNKTELLLGYGTQFGDSASAINAIGDLYKTHVWDLSRHMGVPNELIDKKPSADLWEGQTDEQELGYSYKMADEILYRYVEERKTVDEIVKEGYSKEIVEKIIKRTKIMQYKRVMPVIAKVFSRGIGTGFRYPRDWGV from the coding sequence ATGGAAAAGCTGAATGTAGATTTAAGTGTTTTAGAAGAGATACTTGTAAATTTTTTAAGAGAAGAAGCTGGAAAAGTAGGCTTTAAAAAAGTAGTATTGGGACTTTCTGGAGGAATAGATTCAGCTCTAGTAGCTTTTTTAGCTGCAAAGGCTTTTGGTCCAGAAAATGTATTAGGAATAATGATGCCATATAAGACATCGAGTAAAGAGAGTGTAGAACATGCTAAATTAGTAGTTGAAAAAACTGGAATAAGAAGTAAACTTGTTGAAATAACACCAATGGTTGATGCTTACTTTGCTATGAATCCTGATATGAGTAGCTTAAGAAAAGGAAATAAAATGGCAAGGGAGAGAATGTCAATACTATTTGATCATTCAGCTGAAGAAAATGCTTTAGTATTAGGAACATCTAATAAAACAGAGTTACTTTTAGGTTATGGAACACAATTTGGAGATTCAGCTTCAGCTATAAATGCTATTGGGGATCTGTATAAAACTCATGTTTGGGATTTATCAAGACATATGGGTGTTCCAAATGAGCTTATAGATAAAAAACCAAGTGCCGATTTATGGGAAGGACAAACTGATGAGCAAGAGTTAGGATACTCATATAAGATGGCAGATGAGATATTATATAGATATGTAGAAGAGAGAAAAACAGTAGATGAGATAGTGAAAGAGGGATATTCTAAAGAGATAGTTGAAAAAATTATTAAAAGAACAAAAATTATGCAATATAAAAGAGTAATGCCTGTAATAGCGAAAGTTTTTTCAAGAGGAATAGGAACAGGATTTAGATATCCAAGAGATTGGGGAGTATAA
- the yhbY gene encoding ribosome assembly RNA-binding protein YhbY — translation MELTSKRRAYLRKKAHDLDALVRIGKDGISENLIQSILDAIESRELIKVKILQNCEDEKDEIMEQLSQCKEFEVVGIIGRTIILFKENKDKPVISLELKNI, via the coding sequence ATGGAATTAACAAGTAAAAGAAGAGCATATTTAAGAAAAAAGGCACATGATTTAGATGCATTAGTAAGAATAGGAAAAGATGGAATAAGTGAAAATCTTATTCAAAGTATTTTAGATGCTATTGAATCAAGAGAACTTATAAAAGTAAAGATTTTACAAAATTGTGAAGATGAAAAAGATGAAATTATGGAACAACTATCTCAATGTAAAGAGTTTGAAGTAGTTGGAATAATTGGAAGAACAATAATTTTATTTAAAGAAAATAAGGATAAACCTGTAATCTCTTTAGAATTAAAAAATATCTAA
- a CDS encoding TlyA family RNA methyltransferase, whose translation MKERLDILLVKRGFFPDKEKAARAIMAGLVIVDEKKIDKSGTLIKIDKEPVIRIKGDSLKYVSRGGLKLEKAVSVFNMDFTGKKVLDVGASTGGFTDCALQNGADFVYAVDVGTNQLDWKLRSNPKVKSIENMHIKDLTLEDIDNNKVDYIVMDVSFISIKKIIGDLIKFFKPETKLMALIKPQFEVEKEFIEKGGIVKDDSRHIKVIKDIIEYSEKEGLYLEGLDFSPITGTKGNIEYISFFGQESSNKKDIDIEEVVKSGKTLGGTI comes from the coding sequence ATGAAAGAGAGATTGGATATTCTACTTGTAAAAAGAGGTTTTTTTCCAGATAAAGAGAAGGCTGCAAGGGCTATAATGGCTGGACTTGTAATAGTAGATGAGAAAAAGATAGACAAGAGTGGAACACTTATAAAAATAGATAAAGAACCTGTAATAAGAATAAAGGGAGATTCTTTAAAATATGTAAGCCGTGGAGGACTTAAATTAGAAAAAGCTGTATCAGTTTTTAATATGGATTTTACAGGGAAAAAAGTTTTAGATGTGGGAGCTTCTACTGGAGGATTTACAGATTGTGCTCTGCAAAATGGAGCAGATTTTGTATATGCAGTAGATGTTGGAACTAATCAATTGGATTGGAAATTGAGAAGTAATCCTAAAGTAAAATCAATTGAAAATATGCATATTAAAGATTTAACTCTTGAAGATATAGATAATAATAAAGTAGATTATATAGTAATGGATGTCTCTTTTATATCAATAAAGAAAATAATTGGAGATCTAATAAAATTTTTTAAACCTGAAACTAAGTTAATGGCTCTTATAAAACCACAATTTGAAGTGGAAAAAGAGTTTATAGAAAAGGGTGGAATAGTAAAAGATGACTCTAGACATATTAAAGTAATAAAAGATATAATAGAGTATAGTGAAAAAGAGGGGCTTTATTTAGAAGGTTTAGATTTTTCACCAATAACAGGAACAAAAGGAAATATAGAGTATATATCTTTTTTTGGGCAGGAGAGCTCAAATAAGAAAGATATAGATATAGAAGAGGTTGTAAAAAGTGGAAAAACTTTAGGAGGGACAATATGA
- the prfA gene encoding peptide chain release factor 1 — MFAKLEEVVRRFDELNEMLGSPEILSDPKKMMECNKALADITPIVEKYKEYKTLSEDLQFIKENIKNEKDHDMREMMNEEQKELEEKLPEYEKELKILLLPKDENDDKNVIVEIRGGAGGDEAALFAGDLFRMYNRYAERKKWKVEIIEKQEIGIGGIKEAVFSINGFGAYSRLKFESGVHRVQRVPETESAGRVHTSTATVAVLPEVEDVKEVKIDPKDLKIDTYRSGGAGGQHVNMTDSAVRITHLPTGIVVQCQDERSQLKNREKAMKHLVSKLYEMECEKQRSQVESERKLQVGTGDRSEKIRTYNFPQGRITDHRIKFTVYQLDAFLDGDIDEMIDALITFNQAEMLASSAEE; from the coding sequence GTGTTCGCTAAGTTAGAAGAAGTTGTAAGAAGATTTGATGAACTTAATGAGATGTTAGGATCACCAGAAATATTATCAGACCCAAAAAAAATGATGGAATGTAATAAGGCATTAGCTGATATAACTCCAATTGTTGAAAAGTATAAAGAGTATAAAACTCTTAGTGAAGATTTACAGTTCATAAAAGAAAATATCAAAAATGAAAAAGATCATGATATGAGAGAAATGATGAACGAGGAGCAAAAAGAATTAGAAGAAAAATTACCTGAATATGAGAAAGAGTTAAAAATTCTTTTACTTCCAAAAGATGAAAATGATGATAAGAACGTTATCGTAGAGATTAGAGGAGGAGCAGGAGGAGACGAAGCTGCTCTATTTGCTGGAGATCTATTTAGAATGTATAATAGATATGCAGAAAGAAAGAAATGGAAAGTTGAAATTATTGAGAAACAAGAGATTGGTATAGGTGGAATAAAAGAAGCTGTTTTCAGTATCAATGGATTTGGAGCTTATTCAAGATTGAAGTTTGAATCAGGAGTACACAGAGTACAAAGAGTTCCTGAAACAGAATCAGCTGGAAGAGTTCATACATCAACAGCAACAGTAGCAGTTTTACCAGAAGTAGAAGATGTTAAAGAGGTAAAAATCGATCCTAAAGATCTTAAGATAGATACATATAGATCAGGAGGAGCAGGAGGTCAGCACGTAAACATGACTGACTCAGCTGTTAGAATTACTCACTTACCTACAGGAATAGTTGTTCAATGTCAAGATGAAAGATCTCAATTAAAAAATAGAGAAAAAGCAATGAAACACTTAGTTTCTAAATTATATGAGATGGAATGTGAAAAACAAAGAAGCCAAGTGGAAAGTGAAAGAAAACTTCAAGTAGGAACAGGGGATAGATCTGAAAAAATCAGAACATATAACTTCCCACAAGGAAGAATTACAGATCATAGAATTAAATTTACTGTATATCAATTAGATGCATTCTTAGATGGGGATATAGATGAAATGATAGATGCTTTAATCACATTTAACCAAGCTGAGATGCTTGCTAGTTCTGCTGAAGAGTAA
- a CDS encoding 6-carboxytetrahydropterin synthase, which produces MRSITTFDLQYAHRFYKFKGEAQYLHGHTGVLTIEVEDSINEGVNMVFPCNEIQKTAWEVLKNFDHSLILREDDPLLPAILKVYEETGIKDGTPQNTMKGPAFKTELATAYPDARLVVTKETLTVEGMIKIVYDLLKDKLNIAKITFTSGVNAASEEYTTKNNIDRCPLCGISLDKNGVCPKCGYKKR; this is translated from the coding sequence ATGAGAAGTATTACAACATTTGATTTACAATATGCACATAGATTTTATAAATTTAAAGGAGAGGCACAATATTTACATGGACATACTGGAGTTTTAACTATTGAAGTAGAAGACTCTATTAATGAAGGAGTTAATATGGTATTCCCATGTAATGAGATTCAAAAAACAGCTTGGGAAGTATTAAAAAACTTTGACCATTCTCTAATCTTAAGAGAAGATGATCCACTTCTTCCAGCTATTTTAAAAGTTTATGAAGAAACTGGAATAAAAGATGGTACTCCTCAAAATACTATGAAGGGACCAGCTTTTAAAACAGAACTTGCAACTGCATATCCTGATGCACGTTTAGTTGTTACTAAAGAAACTTTAACTGTTGAAGGTATGATTAAAATTGTTTATGATCTACTAAAAGATAAATTAAATATTGCTAAAATTACTTTTACAAGTGGAGTAAATGCAGCTTCTGAGGAATATACTACAAAAAATAATATTGATCGTTGTCCACTTTGTGGAATCTCATTAGATAAAAATGGTGTTTGTCCAAAATGTGGATATAAAAAGAGATAA